In Ischnura elegans chromosome 9, ioIscEleg1.1, whole genome shotgun sequence, the following proteins share a genomic window:
- the LOC124164986 gene encoding DNA-binding protein HEXBP-like, translating to MLTNLRMSPGEGIEAFADRVRAINARTYSTEGPAERVAERRVEADQRALDTFLRGLTGEVGHQCRLTAPETFDAAIGNAIRIQETERRPAEVPRDGPPARRVFHAPSQRVCFNCGQPGHLSKQCSRGRRCFICGRGDHLARDCRIHSGVQQAGDLNGAGAGRAAESGPW from the coding sequence ATGTTAACGAACCTCCGCATGTCACCGGGCGAAGGCATTGAGGCATTTGCTGACCGAGTGCGGGCGATAAATGCGCGAACCTACTCCACTGAGGGCCCAGCAGAACGAGTGGCGGAGCGACGTGTCGAGGCGGATCAGCGGGCGCTCGACACGTTCCTACGTGGGCTAACTGGGGAGGTTGGCCATCAGTGTCGACTGACTGCCCCTGAGACCTTCGATGCTGCCATCGGTAACGCCATCCGGATCCAGGAGACTGAGAGGAGGCCGGCGGAGGTACCAAGGGATGGACCACCCGCCCGCCGAGTATTCCATGCCCCTAGCCAGCGCGTCTGCTTCAACTGCGGGCAGCCCGGTCACCTTTCCAAGCAGTGCAGCCGAGGAAGGCGCTGTTTTATCTGCGGAAGGGGAGATCATCTGGCCCGTGATTGTAGGATCCATAGCGGGGTCCAACAGGCGGGAGATTTAAATGGCGCTGGGGCCGGAAGAGCCGCCGAATCCGGCCCCTGGTAA